ATATGGAGCCTTGAGTGATGAAACTCTGACCCTCATGACCCTAAAACTGTTGAGGGTTCAAACCTAATATTAGAATAGCTTTATTACAGAAGATATGAGTGATAATGAGAGCGTATGGTTTACTCAGTATGAGCTACTCAgtgtaaaatggaaaataggactaaaaacaaaagcagtaatGGTTAACTGGAGCAATATTTTTGTAGTCAGCATGGCCTGAATTCAGCCTTCAGATCAAGTGACAAGTTAAGTCCTAGATCTTTCTTGCGGCATATTGCAGTGGCTGATGAGCTTATGCTAATATAAGCGCAAGAGCACCGCATGAACTggtagacacagacagactcagacagacagggacaggTGGCAGGgctgaggagaggaaaggatgTGAGGGCGTTTTTCCTGACCTATAATTTTAGCCCCCGAAGCATAAAGTGGGCTCAGCAGAGGGGCTGTCTCGCCTCTGTCACAGTCACAGAAATAACCTGAGCCGCACTCTCCATTCCACACCTCTGCCATCACCACTGGCTCGCAGCAATAatccacccctctctctctctctctctctctctctctctctctctctcgctctctctcctttgcttTTTCAAATAATAAAGAGCAAACGAGAACTTTTTTTGATCAGACAAAAATGGGTTACATGTGTTTAGGGTCATCTGGTTAGCTTTCTGACTGTATGTGTTCTTAAAGGGTCAATGCGAATGAGATTGCAGTTTGAACCTCACAGAAGCATAACTATCCCTTTTTCAACTTAATTTTTGGATAAAGCAatacactgagaaaaaaaagtgttgttcTAAATGGAGTTGTATTTCactgaaattatttaaattcagTTGTAATGCATATACCACTCGCTTTTTTAAGAAACGATGCTGATGATCTAAGCCAACACAAGGACCACTATGAATAGCAAATCTTCAGAGCAAATCCAGTCATGACCTGCCACTGGTGAATGGTCATTTCTCTCATGGCATAGACAGGGACTTATGTCAGCCTGTCAGTAACACTCCTTGAGTCAGATGGAGGCCAAAATATTTCATCTCATGTTGCTACTGCTGTGTTTTTacatgtgacatcatcataCCTCACTGCTGGCCTTGGTTTGCTTCTTTGCATTGATGTTGATGGGGGTCTCATAGACACTTGTGAATGTGTTGTTCCTCGGATTGTGTCTGGATATGGAGAGAGGCAGGGACAGACTTCTGATTAGTTTTTCAGACGAtactcaaatgaaaacatgttacTAATGCTTTGTACTTACACAGAGCAATATGGCCTCTTCTTGTGGCTGACAAAGTTATTGGCAGTGAGAACCATCTTGCAGACATCACAGTGAAAACAGGCTTTGTGCCAGTTCTGatggacaaaaaaagacaaaacacaatattaaaataaaccgttttaaataattacaaatttGCAGTGGTAACTTTGGACAGGTAACATCAGATTATTGTGAAACCTTCACAAACCTTCATCTCATAAAAGAAATCCATCAGTAGGATGTTTTTCATGAAGCAACAGTGACAATATTAATTCTAAATTGTTAAATTTGTTAtattctctgtctttctgtggaAGTGAATTGTCAAATATAATATATGTTCAGATCCATGGTGCATTCAAAACTTCATGTTAAGAAGGGTGTATTTTGAGCCTATATACATTCTATTTGTAATTTTCAGGTAGACTTTATCGCCAGATGGTGATTTTCATCAGGTTCACCTGAAAACTACGCTGTATGGTATATTTCAGACAGAGGAATAGATAAAATGCTTAAACATTTTCTGcgttttttttctgtggtatATAATTAAGTTTGATTAtcagaacaaaacatttccaaatgcCTTCCAACTACCTAATTATCCTTTGACttgtgttttgaaattattAAGTATGTTAAATTGAAAAACTACCTTGTTCATTcgattttttcttttactcaacCTCTTTCTGGTTTGCTTCAAAACTACTTCTTTTATAATAATGCAATCATTTcagaagagaaagagcaaaCTCTTCACTCAAACATTGAGAGACTTTCACTTATTAACATTTTCAACTTTACCTGGTCAATGCAGTTGATCTTCTCTGCTGGGTAGACCACAAACCCACATCTGGCACAGGACTGCATAGTGAATGCTTGTCCTCTTCCCAAaaaaccttcaaaaaaaaaaaagaagagaaaactaGTGTGAAAAGTTTGCCAAAAACAAGAGTCAGGCAGGCAATTGGGAGTGACTCCCGGACAGTCGTGATAGTCCGTCTCTGAATGCGGTAATCTTAGCTCTGTGGCTGTGAAACTCGGAAACTGTCTCTTACTTGATACCATGTCCTGTGATGGACCAGCCCCCTTCCATTCCCCATGGTGAAGACTGGTCGAGcccagctgtctgtctgcaggaggagagagcCAGAGAGTGACACAGAGTTCAGATGTCACTGTATATGTGTAATGGTCCTGAGTTGGACAGCTAGTTCAACTTTGGGCATTCTGTCACACCACTAGGAGGTAAGTGTAACGTAATAGTGTATTGTTGCGATAGAAAAACAACTGTGGGCAAATTGTCCCTTCTGAAGAAACTGGCCTGTGGTGGTAATGATTGATAAAACGGCAAGCGGAAAAGTGAGTTCAAATGCAAAGCGTTGGGAtaaatattatacattttacatAGTGGGCTTGTTTAACATTTGACAGCCCGCAGATATTACTACACAATGTAAACTAACTTAGTTTCCAGTTGTTTTATGTATCCATATCTGCTTTATAGAAGTGTTGATTCAGCTATGTGTGCTCATTTTGGAGGAGGTGAACACGgggtatttgtttttttagccTAACTTGAATGGACAAACTAGAAATATCTACCCGTGCCAAAATGACAGTGAATGACCAACGACTATCTTTAGTTTCTTAAGATGACTCATGGCGTCTGATTGCTATTCCGCTGGTCAGGGCTGTTTTATTATAGAgtataatattaatttaatgtCTGACTCATGACTCACCTTGTAGCCAAACCTGAGTGGCGCAGGGCGATGACGTATTCATGCGTCACGGGAATTTGAAGTTGAGcttggtttttaaaaataaaaacagatgttaaatcgtggctgttttttttttttgctctttatttaatggttttattttaaaagtctTCCTCCGAACTGCCCGCGTACTAATATTAGTGACTTTGTTTGCATTTCGTTTGCAtaaagatttattaaaaaaaaaaaagaagaggagaaaagttGATCTTAGTTTCGTTTTCTGAACTTATGAACTTGAAGTTTTTTAAGGAACAGAAACTTGACGGCAGCCGTGAGTAGAAGAAACCTTTGACTATTTATATCTTTGAAATGGGTACTCAccataaaactttttttctcacAAATAACAGATTGgatgttcatttaaaaatcGATTTGATTTAAATGGGCGAGTCCCCGCATCGCTTGTGTTTATGCTAATCAGACAACTCGGCCAGCAAGTTGAGTTTAACTAATAACTTATTACTACTATTTTCAACTAGTAACTTAATGCTGTGGTACGTTAGCTATGtactttaaaatgcttttaaatagTTTGATTAGCCACACATACGCTGCTGGTGTTGGCAGAGGTTGATGGGTGATGAGGAGAGAAGTTAACATTGTAAtgttagcagcagcagagttGTGTCAAAAACAATACACCACCATAAAATGAATTTTTGACTGCAGATGTCTGGAGAACCTGCCAAGGAAGCTGATCTGGAAGGAGACGATATCGATGCCAAGCCTGACCGCAGGGGGAGATTTCTGCTGTTTGGGAGGTGAGTCTGGTTTTAAAGTTCACACAATGCACCTATAAGAgggaaacacatttatttattcaacaggTAAGCTCATTTAATTTAGGCCAAAAAGTCCTGAGTCACCTCAAGTTCACTTCAATGGActggatgtgtttttaatttcgTTTTCATTTTCCTGATCATTCCCTCCCGAGTAAATGAGAGTGGTTATTTCAACAGCTTTATCTGTTCAtctgttgtgtttctatttgtgtgaTATTGTGCATGACCTGCACGACAGCTGAAATCCTGTCCCTCTTCATTCTGAGAGTATATTATATGAAATTacacgtttctttttttcttctgccttcCCTTCTAACTGTGTTGTTCAGCAAATggtggtttgtcttttttcgGCCGCTTTCTCAAAGACATTCTTGTGCAGTTTTCTGCGTTAGTTGCTCTTGGTTTTATCAACTAACTGACATATTTATCACCATCATGGTTGCAAGCTGTGGTGGTACTGCTGTGATGCTACACcactgtcaaataaacaaaatgtgcaaaaatgagCAAATGTTTATTTGCTCAAACTTCCACTACTTTGCACTTTGAACAGTTCTGCAAACTAATGTGGCATCGGTTCTTAATTCCAACATCTAATCTAAGATTTGAAAAATACAGCATAAGTATCCTTAATTTGACACAGCAACCTAGTTTTGGATAGTCTAATTAGTATAATGGGACGAGGAACGTGAACAAAATCTCAACTCAATTTTAAGACTGGGGTCAGTCCTCAAGAGCCTGCTCAAAATTAGACTGTATTACAGCTAGGtctaaaaaagaaatcattatatcagtgtgtgtgcctTTCTAAAGTGTCTTGTGATGTTTTCCAGAGATTAAGTAGGCGTTATTAAGATCTTATTTTGTTCCAGCCTGATTCACAAGGTGGCACTGTGAGCCTTTGTAGTAGAGGAACATTTGTCATCCATGTCTCTCCCAGATACTATTGGTCTAACACAAAGTCCACTGTCAAGCACTCGGACGTTTGCCCTAACATCtcaagaaaataataaacaatttgTAAATTTCACCAAAATACAAAGATCAAACTAGGGCAAACCCTGGTGTATGGCTGGACCACATATGGTCAAATTGAGGAACCTAAATCTTGTGAAAAACGGTCTCACACTTACCATTCAAACtaatgaaaatacttttttgaaTCAAATggtttaaatacaaaaaatataataaactaaGAAATAAACATTGAAGTACATTGTTAGTATAAtggtatgtttttgtgtttatttatatccACTTCATAATAACAGTTATATTTACAAGTTTGGCATAAAACCAAtgtcacataattttttttaacttaacctGTATTCAGATTAACCTGCAACACATCCTTAGTCATGTCTGCCATGCTGAGCAATCTTTTAAGGAGTCATGTGGAATATCATAAAGACAGTGATGGTGAATTGCATTTGTCTCAATTCCTTGAGTGACCTTAGGCCAAATCTTGCTTTAGATGCTGTatgttaaattgttttttgaGGATTctcaggatttttttatttatttatatatatatatatatatttataatttttattgatttttttttccatctcgTCTAAAGGTTGAAGTATTTGATCACTCGTAGTATGTATGTCGGCACAGGTGGATTCTGTGCTTGTCAGCAGAGGAGCAACTTGTTGCCCTGTCTGACCTCAGCAGGGAGCGAGGTGCTGGGCCCATGGGTGAATAGGCCTTTAGAAAGCACTGGCGTGGTGGCGAGGCTGCTGACTCAGGAGTGCTCACAGTGCGCCGCCCCTGTCCTCAGCACCCGCTGGCCCAGTCAGGTCTCCATCCAGTACAAAGAGCATGTCAGTATCCTAGCACACAGTCAAATTTTAAGCTGCCAGTTCTGGAGAAACATACtcttttgggggaaaaaaagaaacgcGACAAAACCAACGCATTTCAGATGCAGAGTGGCGTAGCGCTTAATGACGAGCCCAGGTAAGACTGGAAGAATCGTCTCATATTTCTCTTCACCGTCCTCCTACCGACTGCTCTTTCTGCCATGCCCAGCCCACAGCAAAACAGAGTTGCAGCTCTTTGCCCACCCTCGCCCAAATGTTTGGTACAGTATGTTGGCACAATTTGGAGGTGGGAAGGGGTGGGGGCTTCAAAAAGTTCTGGATCACATGTTTGTTAGAATATGGTTGTGCTGCCTGTGAGTGTATGTGCATGAGACTGTTGGTCCACATTACTGTGTATTGTTCCTGTGCTTGAGTAACCTGATGACTAGGCTCTTCTGGAACAAGCCTGGATTTTGTGAGCCCCCAGTGGGCCACTGTTGGCTTGGCTATCTGGATGGATCTTTTAAAGAATGGAAATATGACAGGTCTGTGAGATTTGTCACTCGTAGAAGATTTGCTCTTGCTCAATCTACATTGATTATGATTGGTTGTCATTTTTCGTATCTGCGCTGAGTGAAAATGTTCTAGTTTTTTCTTTATCCCAGCGGTGGACTGCTGCGACCAAATTTGGCTGTGACATTAATGCcttatttgaaaatgtatgtacTCTTTGGTTTCTCAGTAAGTGCTTCATAGTGTTTTCAGTGTCATGTAAGTTTTACTTGTCGTAACTTTTGCCATGTTCTTTAAGAGTCGAAAATATCTTGTTGAAAGATAGTCACTTCCATGTTCAGTAGgagtcaggtttttttttttttttttttttttttttagcttgtaGCAGTTTGGCTGGATCAGAATATATTCTACATATGCtgttattataatattaatgagtattttcctttgtatttttttgtttatgtgggTTTTGTCTGCTCATTAGTAAATGCTATTGCATCGCAGTGTTAATGTaggttttcatcattttctctaacattttgtttctctctgcctccactAGTAAGAAGAATAAGGATGGCCAGACGCGGGAGCAGGACTACTCTTCTGAAAGCCATTACAGAATTGTTTCACCAACATTCCAGTATAAGATGAGCCACCAGCGAGTCGGCAAgtgcatcatcatcaacaacaaaaactttgaTGAGAAGACAGGTACGGCAAATCGTGTTTCATGAAATTTAGTTCATTGCATAAACAGTCTGTTCTAAGCAAAGTGTTTCCAAAGGGATGAATGTGCGCAACGGCACGGACCGAGATGCAGGCGAGCTGTTCAAGTGCTTCAAGAGCCTAGGCTTCGAAGTTTTCATTTACAATGATCAGACATGTGAGAAGATGGAGCGTCTCCTCAGAGAAGGTGAGTAGTAAAGTCCTTCACCTTTGCCTTGTTTTCTCAAACTGGATATATAACAACCGCAGCTCCTACAGTCACAAATCCACTGTAGTTCTCATTATCTACTTATTTGACCTCAGTAAATATTGACATAATGGTATTTTGACTACCCTGCAGTCATATAATTTTCATTTGGGATAATGAGATGATGCAAATGTAGGATTTAAAACCCTGGAAGCACGGGTGCCTTTTGTCTTGGCAAAGAAAGATGCAGTACAGATTGTGTTTGTTACCAGATCTGGTTTCAGTCCTACCTGGTCATTAGATCTGATGACATTAgatgtgttttaattaaattagGATTCAAgactttttgtcatttttatgagTCACCGGGTCAAACAGCAGGTGGTACTGTTGTAAAACTAATTGCTTTAATGACAGTGACAAAGATTTGGAGCACCAGCTTGTGCAGCATATTTATAGGAGTTATAGTAAATGTTATAAGACATTTAATGGCTGCATATCTCCAGAGTAATACAGTTTTTTTGTGGAGGCTGTCCAGTCTGTCTGAAGGATAGATTAATTCAGTAATGACACTACTTAGGCCAGTTTCTTAGCACAGAGTTCAGTGAAAAATTGCTCATTTTGCTTGGCTTTACAGTCAATTTGAAATTTTCCGCTTGACACGTTTTTGTTCCATGACGCAATGCCTCAAAAATTAATTACTCGATTTTCATGCTATTAGGGTATATAGTGAAAAATAGGGAAATCCTTAACCTTTTAGTCCACAACAGGTTGAAATTTGAGCTGCTCataaaaaggataaataaaaagaaatgtaattgaTGTATGTAATTGATTATAATCTGCATATTAATGCCCCCTTGAGGACTAACACATGACATGTGGTGCTCTCCAATTAAGACCAAGTGATTTAAGCTTTGTCAGAGTTTagatattacattttaatataaacagGCAAAGCCTGGAGTATTACTGGACCCAAGCTAAGAGTtgagtgcttgtttgtgtgtgtgggtcagcCTCGGAGGAAGATCATAGTGACAGCTCGTGTTTCGCCTGTATCCTGCTAAGCCACGGTGAGGAGGGCATGATCTACGGCACAGATGGAGCCATGCCCATCAAGACCATGACCTCCCTCTTCAGGGGGGACAGGTGCAAAAGCTTAGTGGGAAAGCCAAAACTCTTCTTCATCCAGGTACGCAGTTCTGAAGACTTTCACTTATAAATGATGATCTAATGCAAAAAATATTAGACGCAGTGATGATCTGAAATGAATTGTAAAGTCATTGACAACTTAACGTGTATAAAGTCAACCGTTTTTGGCCGAAATGGTCACTATGTgttgaatgattaaaaaatgtaactCTAGCAGCTGTATTATTGAGACACATTTTATTGGTATTCAGTAGCTCCACATAGAAATATGATGGTTACTGTATAACAATGTGCACAGCCCAGTTTATAGGTAATATTTTCATTGCTTCGCCAGGTCATTGCTGAGAAAGGTACTTACGATCACaatgaaatgtcatttaatTTACTTCACCAGGCATGCCGGGGTTCTGAATTTGATGACGGCATACAGACAGATTCAGGTCCACCAAATGACACCCTGGAGACAGATGCTAATCCAAGACATAAGATTCCTGTAGAGGCAGACTTCCTCTTTGCCTACTCCACTGTGCCAGGTAAAGCAGTGCTTCAAAGTAAGGCCTTTTGACTTCATCACCACAGTATCA
Above is a genomic segment from Echeneis naucrates chromosome 19, fEcheNa1.1, whole genome shotgun sequence containing:
- the casp7 gene encoding caspase-7, translating into MSGEPAKEADLEGDDIDAKPDRRGRFLLFGSKKNKDGQTREQDYSSESHYRIVSPTFQYKMSHQRVGKCIIINNKNFDEKTGMNVRNGTDRDAGELFKCFKSLGFEVFIYNDQTCEKMERLLREASEEDHSDSSCFACILLSHGEEGMIYGTDGAMPIKTMTSLFRGDRCKSLVGKPKLFFIQACRGSEFDDGIQTDSGPPNDTLETDANPRHKIPVEADFLFAYSTVPGYYSWRNPGRGSWFVQALCNVLNEFGKQLEIMQILTRVNYMVATSFESWSEDPRFSEKKQIPCVVSMLTKELYFN